In Phreatobacter stygius, a genomic segment contains:
- a CDS encoding GNAT family N-acetyltransferase — MAGPAIDVSLRRAAPDDLDFIMAAERQPAFERQVGRWSAERHQAAMASADFAYLIGMGPGGLPAGFAILRDLNNASDNIGLQRIVSAAAGQGFGKPFLTAVIDWVFAETRCHRFLLEVFTDNPRARHVYRSLGFVEEGLLREAVKRADGARADQMLMSLLRREWRAP, encoded by the coding sequence ATGGCGGGCCCGGCGATCGACGTGTCGTTGCGCCGGGCGGCGCCTGACGATCTCGATTTCATCATGGCGGCGGAGCGTCAGCCCGCCTTCGAACGGCAGGTCGGGCGCTGGTCCGCCGAGCGGCACCAGGCCGCCATGGCCTCCGCGGATTTCGCCTATCTGATCGGCATGGGCCCTGGCGGGCTGCCCGCCGGCTTCGCCATCCTGCGCGACCTCAACAATGCCTCCGACAATATTGGCCTGCAGCGCATCGTCTCGGCGGCAGCCGGGCAGGGCTTCGGCAAGCCATTCCTGACCGCGGTCATCGACTGGGTCTTTGCCGAAACGCGCTGCCACCGGTTCCTGCTCGAAGTGTTCACCGACAATCCGCGCGCCCGGCATGTCTATCGTTCCCTCGGCTTCGTCGAGGAGGGGCTGCTGCGCGAGGCGGTGAAGCGGGCCGATGGCGCGCGGGCCGACCAGATGCTGATGTCGCTCCTGAGACGCGAGTGGCGCGCGCCCTGA